In a single window of the Rhopalosiphum padi isolate XX-2018 chromosome 1, ASM2088224v1, whole genome shotgun sequence genome:
- the LOC132926380 gene encoding 52 kDa repressor of the inhibitor of the protein kinase-like: MKGNKLSILEQTNSGLRKQIEYNRQKLKPIISSILFCATHDLSLRGKTSTSGIFNDLLLFRIESGDELLQKHISENAGNAKYTSPRIQNEIISICGKLIKNDIVNLANAANAFSVIADETADISGTEQLSIGIRFLDKHSNPPKIREEFLGFTPLEKLNAQSVATNIISFMTDCGLNLNKLYGQGYDGCATMAGQEGGVSKLIRDKYNKALFFHCSNHRLNLVINDLNKIMIIRNTTGTIKDIIRFFRESTLRRKLIPNTTIL, from the coding sequence atgaagGGTaacaaattaagtattttagaaCAGACAAATTCAGGGTTACGAAAACAGATAGAATATaatagacaaaaattaaaaccaataatttcAAGCATTTTGTTTTGTGCAACTCATGATCTTTCTCTACGGGGAAAAACATCAACTTCGGGCATATTTAACGATCTTTTACTTTTTCGGATTGAATCGGGTGatgaattattacaaaaacatatatCGGAGAATGCGGGAAATGCCAAATATACATCACCTCGAAttcaaaatgaaattatttctatatgcggaaagttaattaaaaatgacatAGTTAATTTAGCTAACGCGGCAAATGCTTTTTCTGTTATTGCTGACGAAACTGCAGATATTTCTGGAACAGAACAATTGTCAATAGGAATTCGATTTTTAGACAAACACTCAAATCCACCAAAAATTAGGGAAGAATTTTTAGGATTTACTccattagaaaaattaaatgctcAATCTGTAGCTACaaacattatatcatttatgaCTGACTgtggtttaaatttaaacaaactatATGGGCAAGGATATGATGGTTGTGCTACAATGGCCGGACAAGAAGGCGGTGTTAGTAAATTAATTCGTGATAAATACAACAAAgctttattttttcattgttcTAATCACAGgttaaatttagttataaatgatttaaataaaataatgattattcgtAATACTACTGGAActataaaagatattataagatttttccGTGAAAGTACGCTTAGACGAAAACTTATACCTAACACCACTATTTTGTGA
- the LOC132928884 gene encoding ATP-dependent (S)-NAD(P)H-hydrate dehydratase isoform X1, which produces MIFCKMTSHINMMNKCKTLLPILSHNLHKGQSGRIGVIGGCEEYTGAPYYAAISALRTGADLVYVFCFKSAAPVIKSYSPELIVLPYLDSPDCIDRLKPWLEKLHSLVVGPGLGTSPIAQDAVRRIFEHISRESNFNNKRMPIIADADSLNVIEPETFRFYNGCIYLTPNVHELTKLSSRLIGRQTYEPTVTDVQALMNKLGGNYVIVLKGAEDVIANIRGTLVCTEPGSTRRCGGQGDILAGSMGTFAYWASKQTHYCDELDPEVLAAYAASALTRHTNKLAFKAKGRNMITTDIVELLPNAFQTLFGN; this is translated from the exons Atg atattttgcAAAATGACCTCACATATAAATATGATGAATAAATGCAAAACTCTATTACCAATTTTATCGCACAATCTTCATAAAGGACAATCTGGAAGAATTGGTGTTATTGGAGGTTGTGAAGAATACACAGGAGCTCCCTACTATGCAGCCATTAGTGCGTTACGTACAGGAGCTGATCTTGTTTATGTGTTTTGTTTCAAATCTGCTGCTCCAGTTATAAAGTCATACTCGCCAGAACTTATTGTGTTGCCATATTTGGACAGTCCAGATTGTATTGACCGTTTAAAGCCCTGGTTAGAAAAGCTTCACTCTCTGGTTGTCGGACCAGGACTTGGTACTAGCCCTATTGCTCAAGATGCTGTTAGACGTATTTTTGAACACATTAGTAGAGaatcaaattttaacaataaaagaaTGCCAATAATAGCTGATGCAGATTCTCTTAATGTAATTGAACCAGAAACATTTCGATTTTATAATGGTTGTATTTATCTTACTCCAAATGTTCACGAATTAACTAAATTATCTAGTAGACTAATTGGGCGTCAAACATATGAACCAACAGTGACTGATGTCCAGGCACTTATGAACAAATTAGGAGGTAATTATGTTATAGTATTAAAAGGAGCTGAAGATGTTATAGCAAATATAAGAGGAACTTTAGTGTGTACTGAACCAGGTTCAACTAGACGATGTGGAGGTCAAGGAGATATATTAGCAGGGAGTATGGGCACTTTTGCTTATTGGGCTTCCAAGCAAACTCACTATTGTGATGAATTAGATCCAGAAGTTCTTGCTGCTTATGCAGCAAGTGCACTTACTagacatacaaataaattagcGTTTAAAGCAAAAGGTCGAAACATGATTACAACAGATATTGTTGAATTGCTACCTAATGCTTTTCAAACTTTATTCGGCAACTAA
- the LOC132928884 gene encoding ATP-dependent (S)-NAD(P)H-hydrate dehydratase isoform X2: MTSHINMMNKCKTLLPILSHNLHKGQSGRIGVIGGCEEYTGAPYYAAISALRTGADLVYVFCFKSAAPVIKSYSPELIVLPYLDSPDCIDRLKPWLEKLHSLVVGPGLGTSPIAQDAVRRIFEHISRESNFNNKRMPIIADADSLNVIEPETFRFYNGCIYLTPNVHELTKLSSRLIGRQTYEPTVTDVQALMNKLGGNYVIVLKGAEDVIANIRGTLVCTEPGSTRRCGGQGDILAGSMGTFAYWASKQTHYCDELDPEVLAAYAASALTRHTNKLAFKAKGRNMITTDIVELLPNAFQTLFGN, encoded by the coding sequence ATGACCTCACATATAAATATGATGAATAAATGCAAAACTCTATTACCAATTTTATCGCACAATCTTCATAAAGGACAATCTGGAAGAATTGGTGTTATTGGAGGTTGTGAAGAATACACAGGAGCTCCCTACTATGCAGCCATTAGTGCGTTACGTACAGGAGCTGATCTTGTTTATGTGTTTTGTTTCAAATCTGCTGCTCCAGTTATAAAGTCATACTCGCCAGAACTTATTGTGTTGCCATATTTGGACAGTCCAGATTGTATTGACCGTTTAAAGCCCTGGTTAGAAAAGCTTCACTCTCTGGTTGTCGGACCAGGACTTGGTACTAGCCCTATTGCTCAAGATGCTGTTAGACGTATTTTTGAACACATTAGTAGAGaatcaaattttaacaataaaagaaTGCCAATAATAGCTGATGCAGATTCTCTTAATGTAATTGAACCAGAAACATTTCGATTTTATAATGGTTGTATTTATCTTACTCCAAATGTTCACGAATTAACTAAATTATCTAGTAGACTAATTGGGCGTCAAACATATGAACCAACAGTGACTGATGTCCAGGCACTTATGAACAAATTAGGAGGTAATTATGTTATAGTATTAAAAGGAGCTGAAGATGTTATAGCAAATATAAGAGGAACTTTAGTGTGTACTGAACCAGGTTCAACTAGACGATGTGGAGGTCAAGGAGATATATTAGCAGGGAGTATGGGCACTTTTGCTTATTGGGCTTCCAAGCAAACTCACTATTGTGATGAATTAGATCCAGAAGTTCTTGCTGCTTATGCAGCAAGTGCACTTACTagacatacaaataaattagcGTTTAAAGCAAAAGGTCGAAACATGATTACAACAGATATTGTTGAATTGCTACCTAATGCTTTTCAAACTTTATTCGGCAACTAA